Within Thermus sp. CCB_US3_UF1, the genomic segment CAAGGGCGGTGCCTGGGGTGGTTGCCCACTGTGGACACCGATGAGGTTGCGGGCAGGATTACCAGCGTGGGCCGCAACAACAACGGCTTTACCGTAGCGGGGTTCGTCTACCACGACCGCCAGCCCAATGGGATGCGGGACCCCGCCGAGGACTGGTCGGATGGGGCCACGATCTGGGTGAAGCTGGTCCAAGGAAGCACTGTGGTGGCCACGGCCCAGGTGGACCCGGGGAGCGGGGCCTTTGGGTTCCAGGGGGTTATGCCGGGGAGCTACACCCTGCTGGTGGACAATAACAGCTCTACCTCGGACCTCACCCCCACCCCCCCTTCGGGCTGGCTTTTCGTCACGCCCCCCGGGGGAAGCCTTTCCGTGAATGTGAGCGGCAACGTCCAGGGCCTCCTCTTTGGCCTCTTCCAGGGTAGCCTGGTGGAGGGCCGGGTGTTCTGGGACGACGGCCTGGGTGGGGGTGTGGCCAACGACGCCCTGCAAAACGGCGGGGAAGGAGGCGTGGGCGGCGTGGAGGTACGGGCCACGGACGGGGCGAACCTCCGCACCGCCCTCACGGATGGGGCTGGGTTCTACCGCCTCTACCTGCCCGCCTCCTGGGGGAGTGTGGTCCTCTCTCACCCCCTGCGCCCGGCCACGGGCTGGAACGACGGGAGCGTGGCGCAGAGGGTAACCTCCTGGTCCCAGGCTGCAAGCCCTTCCTCCCCTGGGGCCCAGGTGGCCCTGGGGGCGGCCTCGAACCTGGCGGGAAGCACCCTGGTCCGCAACTTTGGCGCGGTGCGGGAAAGCCGCCTCTACCCGGATGGCTCGGGGCAGACGGGCTCCCCTGGGGTCTACACCTTCGCCCACAGCTACCGGCCCGGCACCCTGGGGAGCGTGGTCTTTTCCCTGGCCTCCCCGCCCCGCTACGCCTACCAGGTGCGGCTGGATGCGAACTGCAACGGCTCCTTTGACCCGGGGGAGGGCTGGACCCCCTTCCCGGCCAGCTTGGCCGTGGGCCCCACCTGGCCCCGGGAGCCCGATGGGAGCCTGAGGGCCTGCGCCCTCGAGGTGCGGGCCCTGGTCCCCGCGGGGGAGCCCCAGGGGGCTGTGGACGTGGCCCTGGTGCAGGCCACCCTCACCTGGGCCAACCTGGCCTCCGTTCAGGAGGTGGATGGCCTCACGGATACCCTCCAGGTGGTGGGGGGAGAGGTGCGCCTCAGCAAGCGGGTGCGCAACGTGACCCAGGGCACCCCCTTGGGCACCACGGGACAGGGGAGGCCGGGGGACATCCTGGAGTACTGCATCGCCTACCGCAACCTAGGCACTTCCCCCGTGGGGAGCTTTACCCTAACCGACCCGGTCCCCTTCTTCACCAATCCCGAGAGCAGCGTGGGGGACTATGGGAACCGGGCCATCCGCTGGGTGCAAGGGGGCACCACCTCCTTCCTGACCGCGGCCCAGGACGGGGATGCGGGGGAGATTGTGGGAGGGGTGGTCCGGGTTCTTGTGGGGAGCCTGGGTCCCGGTGGGGAAGGGGAGGTGTGCTACCGGGTGCGGGTGCGCTGAGGGGTTGGGTTTTGGTTTTCAGTCCAGGATCTCGGACGCGTGACGGATGGCCCTGGCCCTTTTGCCTTCGAGCTCCAGGAAGATGTAGCTCACCCGCAGGGGTCCCGAGGCCGGCCTGAGGGCCAGGCCCTTGGGGGGAAGCCTGCGCCTCAGGGCCTCCACCAGGAAGTCGGGCTCGTACCCCTGGTAGCCCCCATCCGCCCCCACCATGCCCACGTCGGAAACGTAGGCCGTCCCCTTGGGCAGGACGCGGGCGTCCTGGGTGGCCACGTGGGTGTGGGTGCCGAGGAGGGCGGAGATCTGCCCGTCAAAGAGGTAGGTGCACCCCAGCTTCTCGAACACGGACTCGGAGTGGAAGTCCACCAGGACCGGCACCTCCCGCTACCCCTCCAGGAGGGCCTCCAGGGCCTCGAGGGGATCCCCCGCCAGGGGCAGGGCGCTCCGGCCGGCCAGGTTCACCACCAAAAGCTCCCTTCCCCCCTTGCGCAGGAGGAGGCTTCCCTTGCCGGGGGCGTGGCGGCTATAGTTGAGGGGCCTTAGGACCCGGGCGTGCCCCAGGACCATCTCCGCCTCCGGCGGGTCAAAGGAGTGGTTCCCCCCCGTGAGGGCGTCCACCCCCAGGCGCACCAGGCGCTCCACGCTCTCGGGCCGCATGCCCGCCTTCCCCAGCTCGGGGACCGTGAGGTCCAGGTTCTCCCCGTTGGCTACCACGAAGTCGGGCTCCAGCTCCCGCCTCAGCCGGGGCAACTCCCGCTCCAGGGCCCTTACCCCCGGCTCCCCCACCACGTCGCCGAAAAAGAGCACCCTCATCCCCGCACGCCTCCTTCCATAAGGGTTTCCAGAATCCTCCGGTGGAAGAGGAGGAAGAGGACCAGGGTGGGCAGGGTGGCCAGCACGGAGGCCGCCATGAGGGGCCCCCAGGCGTTGGACCCTTCCCCCCCGGCAAAGCGCTGCACGGCCACCGTGAGCACGTACATCTCCGGCCGGTTGGCCACCAGCATGGGCCAGACGAACTGGTTCCAGGCCCCGATGAAGAGGGTGAGGAAAAGGGCCAGGAGGGTGGGGCGGTTGGCGGGGAGGAGGACCCGGAGGAGGAGGTCCTTGGTCCCCGCCCCGTCCACGATGGCCGCCTCGAGGATCTCCCTGGGAAAGCCCAGGAAGTGCTGCCGGAGGAGGAAGGCGGCGTACCCCGCGGTGAGCATGGGCAGGATGAGGCCCGGGAAGGTGTTGAGGAGGCCCAGGCGGGCCACCAGGAGGTAGCTCGGCAGGTAGGTGACCACGAAGGGGACCAGCATGCTGAGGACGAAAAGGCCCAAGAAGAACCCCCCCAGGGGCGGCCGCCGGAAGGCGAAGGCATACCCGGCCAGGACCCCCAGGAGGACCTGGCCCAGGGCCGAGCCCAGGGCGAAGGCCAGGGTGTTCAGGGTGTACCGGGCCCAGGGGAGCTTCTCCAGGACCACCCGGTAGTTCTCCAGGGTCAGGGGGTGGGCGAAGGGCCAGGGGCTGGTGAAGAGGGCCTGGGGCGGGGTTAGGCTCAGGCCCACCTGGTAGGCGAAGGGGAGGAGGGTGAGCCCCGCCGCCAGAAGGAGCAGGAGGTGGGGAAGGAGCCGCCTACCCATACCCCCTCCGGCCCAACAGGTAGAGCTGCCCCAGGATGAGGGCCCCAAGCCCCAGGGTGAGGAGGACGGCCTGGGCCGCGGCCACCCCGGCCCGGAAAAAGCGGAAGGCCTCCTGGTAGACGGCGTACATGAGGTGGGAGGTGTGGCCGAAGGGCCCCCCTTGGGTCATGACCTCCACGGGCACGAAGGCGTAGTCCAGGGCGCTGGCCAGGGCGCTCAGGAGGAGGAAAAGGAGGGTGGGGAAGAGGAGGGGGAGGAGGACGTGCCGCAGGAGGGGCCAGCCCTGGGCCCCATCCACCCGGGCGGCCTCCAGGACCTCCCGGGGGAGGGCCTTGAGCCCCGCCAGGGCGATGAGGTAGTGGAAGCCCAGGAACTTCCAGTTGGCCACCAGGGCTATGGCGGGAAGGGCGTACCGGGGGTCCGCCAGGAAGTTTGGGGCAGGAAGCCCCAGGGCGGCCAGGCCCTTGGCCAGGGGTCCGGCGGCGGGCAGGTAGAGGTACAGCCACACCAGGGCGGCCACGGAGACCGCGGCCACCGTGGGGGCAAAGAGGAGGGCCTGGTACAGCTCGGCCCAACGCCCCTTCACCTGCAAGGTCAGGAGGGCCAGGCCCAGGGGGAGGAGGAAGTTGCCCAGGAGGGCCAGGCCCATGTAGAGGAGGCTTTGCCGGAGGAGCTGGCCGAAGAGGGGGTCCTGGAGGAGGAGGCGGTAGTTGGCAAGCCCCACGAACTCGGCCTTGGGCCGCACCAGGTTCCAGTCGTGGAGGCTCAGCCAGAGGTTGTAGAGGAGGGGCCAGTAGACGAAGACGAGGAGGAGTAGGAGGCCTGGGGCCAGGAGGAGGAGGGCCTCGAGGTCGGCCTGCCTCCTCCGGCCCCCTTGGCCCAAGCCCCTGGCCGCCCCTACTCCCTGCACCGCTCCGTCCCGATCAGGCGGTTGATCTCCGCCGCCGCCTCCTTGAGGGCTGCCTCAGGGGTGGCCTGGCCCGCCAAGGCCTTCTGCACCGCCCGGAAGAGGGTCTGGCTGGCGGCAAGGCCGTTGGGGCCGGGGAAGCCGGTCCAGGGAGCCGTGAAGGGGAGCTGCTCCACCGCTACCCTTTGGATGGGGTTCTTCTCCACAAAGTCCTTCAGGTACCGGGGGTCGCGGATGAGCTCGGGGAGAAGGGGGACGTACCCTGTCCCCTTGGTCCAGAGGGTGAACCCCTCGGGGCTGGTGAGGAACTGGATGAACTTCCAGGCCGCCTCCTGCCTCTTGGGGTCCTGGCTGAAGACCATGAGCACGTTCCCCCCGCTGGGCAGGGCCGGGGGCTTGCCCCCGAAGGTGGGGAAGCGGGTCGCCCGGAGCTCAAACCGCCCCCGGGTCTGCTCCTGGAGCCCGGCCCGGCGGGCGATGGTGGTCATGAAGCTGGCGGCCTCCCCTGCTAGGAAGGCCTGCTCCCCCTGCTGAAGGGGCACCCCCAGGGCGAGCCCTTCCCGGACCAAGCCCGCCCACATCCCCAAGGCCTCGGCGGCCTCCTTGCTGTCCAAGCCCGTGCGGAAGAACCCCCCTTCGCAGCGGAGGAGGGTTCCCCCGTTGGAGCGGATGAGGGCCTCCACCGCCCAGTTGTCGTCCAGGAGGATGAGGTAGATGCCGTACTTGCCTGTGCGTTCCTTGATCTGCCGGGCAGCCCGCCGCCACCCCTCCCAGGTGGCGGGGGGACGGTCAGGGTCCAGGCCGGCGCGGCGGAAGAGGTCGGCGTTGTAGTAGGCCACGATGTTGGAAAGGGAGTAGGGCATCCCCACCAGGACCCCGTCCACCTGGCCCAGGGCCAGGACGTTAGGGGCGAAGCGGCGAAGGTGCCTTTCCCCGCCGTAGCGCTTGGCCAGCTCGTCTATGGGCACGTAGGGCAGGTTCTTGGCGGCGTAGCGGGTGTAGAGGTAGCCCATCTGCACCACGTCTGGGGGGTTGCCCGCTGCCAGGGCCGCCTGGAGGTTCTGCAGCAGGCCGGTGTAGGCGTTGGGATTGTAGCGCTCTTCCACCTTGATCCCCGGGTTCCGCCGCTCAAACTCCCGGATGAGTTCCCTAAGGGCGGGCAGGCCGAAGACCTCGGTGTTGATGTGCCAGTACTGGAGGGTGATGGGGGCTTGGGCCAGGGACAGGCCCGCCGCCACCACAAACCCAAGAAGCCCCTTCATCCCCTTCACCTCCCATCCCTAGGGTGGGGGAGGCCCATCAGAGGGCGGTCAGGCCGGTAAAATGGCGGCATGAACCGGGCCCGGGACTGGCTGGAGCAGGCCAGGCACAACCTGGGACACGCCCAAAGAAGCCTGGACCTAGGGGACTACGCCTGGGCCTGCTTCGCTGCCCAGCAGTCGGCGGAGGCGGCCCTCAAGGGCCTCCACCTCTCCAAGGGGCAGGTGGCCTGGGGCCACTCCATCCTGGATCTCCTATCCGGCTTGCCCGAAGGGGTGGAACCCCCCGAGGCCCTGTTGGAAGCGGCCAAGGTCCTGGACAAGTACTACATACCCACCCGCTACCCCGACGCCCACCCCGCTGGGCCCGCCGCCCGCCACTACACCCGCCTCGAGGCCCAGGAGGCCCTGCGGTTGGCCGAGGAGATCCTTCGCTTCGTGGAGGCCCGGATGTGACGCGGATCTTTCCCTTTGACCCCAAGGCCAGGCTGGAGGAGGTCCGGCGGGCAGCCCAAAGCCTACAGGAGTGGCCCGAGGTCCTGGGGGTGGTGCTCTTCGGTTCCCTGGCCCGGGGGGAGGCCACGGCCTTCAGCGACGCGGACCTCCTGGTCCTCCTGGCCCACACCCCCTTGCCCTTCCCCGAGCGGCTCCTCCGCTACCGCCCCCAAGGGGTGCGGGGGGTGGAGGTCTTCCCGTACACCCTGGAGGAGGTCCGGCAAAGCCTCCGGGGGGCCTGGGGCCTGGCCCCGGTGGCCTTGCGAGAGGGAGTGGTCCTTTGGGAGCGGGAAGGTGCCCTGAGGGCCTTGGCTGCCGAGCTAGGGGACGCTATCCTTGGGGGAAGCGCAGGAGGCGGGTGAAGCCCAGTCCCACCCGTTCCCCGGGCCGGGCCTCGAGGCGCACCCAGGCCTCCCCCCAGGGGAGGTGGACCCGGCAGAGGACCTCCCCCCTGAGGGTCCGCCGCTCCAGAACCAGGGCCTCCACCTCCCCTCCCTCCCGCACCCACTCCTGGCGGAAGGCCAGGACCTCCCCGTCCTGGGGAAGGAGGTTGGCCCGGCCCAGGGCCAGGAAGGCCGCCAGGGAGCCTGGGGCCTCGTAGACCTCCTCGGGGGAGCCCACCTGGAGGAGCCTCCCCTCCGCCATCACCCCCACCCGGTCGGCCAGGAGCATGGCCTCCTCCGGGTCGTGGGTCACGTGGAGGGCCGTGGTCCCCATCTCCTTGAGGAGCACCCGCACCTCCAGCCGGAGTTCCTCCCGCAGCACAGGGTCCAGGGCGCTGTAGGGCTCGTCCAGCAGGAGAACCTTGGGCCTGCGGGCCAGGGCCCGGGCCAGCCCCACCCGCTGCCGCTGCCCCCCGGAGAGCTCCCCTGGACGCTTCCCCGCGTGGTCCAGAAGCCCTACCCGTTCCAGGAGGGCGAGGGCCTCTTTGCGGTCGGGCCTTGGCATGACCAGGAGGAGGTGTTCCAGGGCGGTGAGGTGGGGCCACAGGGCCTGGTCCTGAAAGACATAGCCCACCTGGCGCCGCTCTGGGGGCAGGTGGGTGACCTCCTTCCCCCCCAGGTACACCCGGCCCCGGTCAGGGAGGAGGAGGCCCGCCACCAGGTGGAGCAGGGTGGTCTTGCCGCTCCCCGAGGCCCCCAGGAGGACGAGGACCTCCCCCTCCCCCACCTCCAGGTCCACCCCCTCCACCCCGCCTCCCCGGGGATAGCGCTTGCTCAGGCCTTCCAGCCTCACCACCTTGGCCTCCCCAAAAGGGTGGTAGCGGATAGGGCCATGAGCAGGAGGCCTAGGGCCGCAGCCTCCCGGTAAAGCCCCCCGTTCAGGGCCGAGAGGACCGCCACCCCCACGGTCTCCGCCCCGGGGGCGTAGAGGAGGGCAGACAGGGTGATCTCGGCGAAGGCCAGGGGGAAGATGAGGAAGAAGCCGGCGAAGGCCGAAGGGAGGAGGAGGGGGTAGCCTAGGCGGAGCCAGGCCCGCCACGCCCCAAGCCCGTGGACCCGCCCCGCCCACACCGCCCCCTCCACCCGCACGCTCCCCTCCAGAGCCCGCAGGGCCAGGGCGGCGAAGTTGAGGAGGTAGGCCAGGAACAGGATCCACGGGGTGCCGTAGAGGGGCGTGGGGCCCAGGAGGAGGATGAGCCCCAGGCCGAGGAGGGTGCCGGGAAGCAGGTAGTGGAGGTCCAGGACCCTCCTAAGCCGCCCCAGGGCCTGGGGAAAGGGCCGGAGGGCCAGGGCCAGGAGGAGGAGA encodes:
- a CDS encoding carbohydrate ABC transporter permease, which translates into the protein MGRRLLPHLLLLLAAGLTLLPFAYQVGLSLTPPQALFTSPWPFAHPLTLENYRVVLEKLPWARYTLNTLAFALGSALGQVLLGVLAGYAFAFRRPPLGGFFLGLFVLSMLVPFVVTYLPSYLLVARLGLLNTFPGLILPMLTAGYAAFLLRQHFLGFPREILEAAIVDGAGTKDLLLRVLLPANRPTLLALFLTLFIGAWNQFVWPMLVANRPEMYVLTVAVQRFAGGEGSNAWGPLMAASVLATLPTLVLFLLFHRRILETLMEGGVRG
- a CDS encoding carbohydrate ABC transporter permease, translating into MQGVGAARGLGQGGRRRQADLEALLLLAPGLLLLLVFVYWPLLYNLWLSLHDWNLVRPKAEFVGLANYRLLLQDPLFGQLLRQSLLYMGLALLGNFLLPLGLALLTLQVKGRWAELYQALLFAPTVAAVSVAALVWLYLYLPAAGPLAKGLAALGLPAPNFLADPRYALPAIALVANWKFLGFHYLIALAGLKALPREVLEAARVDGAQGWPLLRHVLLPLLFPTLLFLLLSALASALDYAFVPVEVMTQGGPFGHTSHLMYAVYQEAFRFFRAGVAAAQAVLLTLGLGALILGQLYLLGRRGYG
- a CDS encoding ABC transporter substrate-binding protein, with the translated sequence MKGLLGFVVAAGLSLAQAPITLQYWHINTEVFGLPALRELIREFERRNPGIKVEERYNPNAYTGLLQNLQAALAAGNPPDVVQMGYLYTRYAAKNLPYVPIDELAKRYGGERHLRRFAPNVLALGQVDGVLVGMPYSLSNIVAYYNADLFRRAGLDPDRPPATWEGWRRAARQIKERTGKYGIYLILLDDNWAVEALIRSNGGTLLRCEGGFFRTGLDSKEAAEALGMWAGLVREGLALGVPLQQGEQAFLAGEAASFMTTIARRAGLQEQTRGRFELRATRFPTFGGKPPALPSGGNVLMVFSQDPKRQEAAWKFIQFLTSPEGFTLWTKGTGYVPLLPELIRDPRYLKDFVEKNPIQRVAVEQLPFTAPWTGFPGPNGLAASQTLFRAVQKALAGQATPEAALKEAAAEINRLIGTERCRE
- a CDS encoding HEPN domain-containing protein codes for the protein MNRARDWLEQARHNLGHAQRSLDLGDYAWACFAAQQSAEAALKGLHLSKGQVAWGHSILDLLSGLPEGVEPPEALLEAAKVLDKYYIPTRYPDAHPAGPAARHYTRLEAQEALRLAEEILRFVEARM
- a CDS encoding nucleotidyltransferase domain-containing protein — protein: MTRIFPFDPKARLEEVRRAAQSLQEWPEVLGVVLFGSLARGEATAFSDADLLVLLAHTPLPFPERLLRYRPQGVRGVEVFPYTLEEVRQSLRGAWGLAPVALREGVVLWEREGALRALAAELGDAILGGSAGGG
- a CDS encoding ABC transporter ATP-binding protein — translated: MVRLEGLSKRYPRGGGVEGVDLEVGEGEVLVLLGASGSGKTTLLHLVAGLLLPDRGRVYLGGKEVTHLPPERRQVGYVFQDQALWPHLTALEHLLLVMPRPDRKEALALLERVGLLDHAGKRPGELSGGQRQRVGLARALARRPKVLLLDEPYSALDPVLREELRLEVRVLLKEMGTTALHVTHDPEEAMLLADRVGVMAEGRLLQVGSPEEVYEAPGSLAAFLALGRANLLPQDGEVLAFRQEWVREGGEVEALVLERRTLRGEVLCRVHLPWGEAWVRLEARPGERVGLGFTRLLRFPQG